In the genome of Clostridiisalibacter paucivorans DSM 22131, the window GGGAACGTTATTATATGAAAACTTTGCTCCAGATTCATATAGAATTATTAAATTTTCATTTTCTGGAGTATATAGTATATCTAATATTTTGTCATCATTCA includes:
- a CDS encoding KTSC domain-containing protein codes for the protein MNDDKILDILYTPENENLIILYESGAKFSYNNVPQLVYQGLLNSTSKEYYRNSLLENFYSSN